A single Triticum dicoccoides isolate Atlit2015 ecotype Zavitan chromosome 2A, WEW_v2.0, whole genome shotgun sequence DNA region contains:
- the LOC119352840 gene encoding UMP-CMP kinase 2-like isoform X2 translates to MLRRRLSSLLLRSPCSSSAAASSCHHQQQHHLLLPTHAEKPPALNLLRLFTSLAGTDGERPFIAFVLGGPGSGKGTQCSRIASDFGFSHVSAGDLLRNEIAAGTDQGEWILEIIREGRIVPSEITVELVRKAIESSTAKRVLIDGFPRCEENRIAFEKITGTEPDLVLFFDCPEDEMVKRLLSRNQGRVDDNIETIKKRLKVFESLNLPVVEYYSSRGKAHKIKATGTEDEIFEAVRKLFSSLR, encoded by the exons ATGCTGAGGCGGCGGCTGAGCTCCCTTCTCCTCCGATCCccgtgctcctcctccgccgccgcttcCTCCTGCCACCACCAGCAACagcaccacctcctcctccccacccacgCCGAG AAACCGCCGGCCCTGAATCTGCTCAGGCTCTTCACATCCCTAGCT GGAACCGATGGTGAGAGGCCGTTCATCGCTTTCGTCTTAG GGGGGCCTGGGAGTGGGAAAGGAACGCAATGTAGTAGGATCGCCTCAGATTTTGGATTTTCTCATGTGAGTGCTGGTGACCTTCTGCGGAATGAAATAGCTGCTGGCACTGATCAAGG GGAGTGGATCCTGGAGATAATAAGGGAAGGGAGGATTGTTCCATCGGAGATAACTGTTGAACTGGTCAGAAAAGCAATTGAATCAAGCACTGCTAAAAGGGTTCTTATCGATGGTTTTCCAAGGTGTGAGGAAAACAGAATTGCCTTTGAAAAAATA ACTGGAACTGAACCAGACCTTGTGCTTTTCTTTGACTGTCCTGAGGATGAGATGGTTAAACGTCTCCTAAGCCGTAACCAG GGACGAGTTGATGATAACATTGAGACAATCAAGAAGCGTCTAAAAGTGTTCGAGAGTTTGAATCTTCCTGTTGTAGAGTACTACTCTTCAAGGGGAAAGGCACACAAG ATAAAGGCAACGGGAACTGAAGATGAAATCTTTGAAGCAGTTCGCAAGTTGTTTTCTTCCTTAAGGTAA
- the LOC119352840 gene encoding UMP-CMP kinase 2-like isoform X1 codes for MLRRRLSSLLLRSPCSSSAAASSCHHQQQHHLLLPTHAEKPPALNLLRLFTSLAGTDGERPFIAFVLGGPGSGKGTQCSRIASDFGFSHVSAGDLLRNEIAAGTDQGEWILEIIREGRIVPSEITVELVRKAIESSTAKRVLIDGFPRCEENRIAFEKITGTEPDLVLFFDCPEDEMVKRLLSRNQGRVDDNIETIKKRLKVFESLNLPVVEYYSSRGKAHKIKATGTEDEIFEAVRKLFSSLRL; via the exons ATGCTGAGGCGGCGGCTGAGCTCCCTTCTCCTCCGATCCccgtgctcctcctccgccgccgcttcCTCCTGCCACCACCAGCAACagcaccacctcctcctccccacccacgCCGAG AAACCGCCGGCCCTGAATCTGCTCAGGCTCTTCACATCCCTAGCT GGAACCGATGGTGAGAGGCCGTTCATCGCTTTCGTCTTAG GGGGGCCTGGGAGTGGGAAAGGAACGCAATGTAGTAGGATCGCCTCAGATTTTGGATTTTCTCATGTGAGTGCTGGTGACCTTCTGCGGAATGAAATAGCTGCTGGCACTGATCAAGG GGAGTGGATCCTGGAGATAATAAGGGAAGGGAGGATTGTTCCATCGGAGATAACTGTTGAACTGGTCAGAAAAGCAATTGAATCAAGCACTGCTAAAAGGGTTCTTATCGATGGTTTTCCAAGGTGTGAGGAAAACAGAATTGCCTTTGAAAAAATA ACTGGAACTGAACCAGACCTTGTGCTTTTCTTTGACTGTCCTGAGGATGAGATGGTTAAACGTCTCCTAAGCCGTAACCAG GGACGAGTTGATGATAACATTGAGACAATCAAGAAGCGTCTAAAAGTGTTCGAGAGTTTGAATCTTCCTGTTGTAGAGTACTACTCTTCAAGGGGAAAGGCACACAAG ATAAAGGCAACGGGAACTGAAGATGAAATCTTTGAAGCAGTTCGCAAGTTGTTTTCTTCCTTAAG
- the LOC119352840 gene encoding UMP-CMP kinase 2-like isoform X3, translated as MLRRRLSSLLLRSPCSSSAAASSCHHQQQHHLLLPTHAEKPPALNLLRLFTSLAGTDGERPFIAFVLGGPGSGKGTQCSRIASDFGFSHVSAGDLLRNEIAAGTDQGEWILEIIREGRIVPSEITVELVRKAIESSTAKRVLIDGFPRCEENRIAFEKITGTEPDLVLFFDCPEDEMVKRLLSRNQIKATGTEDEIFEAVRKLFSSLRL; from the exons ATGCTGAGGCGGCGGCTGAGCTCCCTTCTCCTCCGATCCccgtgctcctcctccgccgccgcttcCTCCTGCCACCACCAGCAACagcaccacctcctcctccccacccacgCCGAG AAACCGCCGGCCCTGAATCTGCTCAGGCTCTTCACATCCCTAGCT GGAACCGATGGTGAGAGGCCGTTCATCGCTTTCGTCTTAG GGGGGCCTGGGAGTGGGAAAGGAACGCAATGTAGTAGGATCGCCTCAGATTTTGGATTTTCTCATGTGAGTGCTGGTGACCTTCTGCGGAATGAAATAGCTGCTGGCACTGATCAAGG GGAGTGGATCCTGGAGATAATAAGGGAAGGGAGGATTGTTCCATCGGAGATAACTGTTGAACTGGTCAGAAAAGCAATTGAATCAAGCACTGCTAAAAGGGTTCTTATCGATGGTTTTCCAAGGTGTGAGGAAAACAGAATTGCCTTTGAAAAAATA ACTGGAACTGAACCAGACCTTGTGCTTTTCTTTGACTGTCCTGAGGATGAGATGGTTAAACGTCTCCTAAGCCGTAACCAG ATAAAGGCAACGGGAACTGAAGATGAAATCTTTGAAGCAGTTCGCAAGTTGTTTTCTTCCTTAAG